Within Enterobacter sp. RHBSTW-00175, the genomic segment GATCACCGCCAGCATGATGGCCGACAGAATTGCCGGGCCAATCCACACCTGCGGTTTTAACCACTGACGTTCCTGCTCAATTTCTGAGCCGCCCAGGTTCAGCATCATCACCACGAAGACGAACAGCACCATGATGGCCCCGGCGTAGACGATGATTTCCAGCGCACCAGCAAAATGCGCGCCCAGCGCAAAGAACACCCCGGAAATAGCCAGCAGCGAAATGATTAAATAGAGCAGCGCATGCACCGGGTTGGTGTGCGTAATCACTCGCAGCGTAGCCAGGATGGCGATAAGGCCACAGATATAAAAAGCGAATTCCATTGCCCTCTCCTTACGGTAACAGGCTCTTGACGTCGATAGGCTTAGCTTCGTTCTCTGCTTCGCCCTTATCTTTGCCGTCGATTGCCATACCCGCCATCCGGTAGAAGTTATATTCCGGGTATTTGCCCGGACCGGAAATCAGCAGATCCTCTTTCTCGTACACCAGATCCTGACGCTTGTACTCACCCAGTTCGAAGTCTGGAGTCAGCTGAATCGCCGTGGTTGGGCACGCTTCTTCACACAGACCACAGAAGATGCAGCGTGAGAAGTTGATGCGGAAGAACTCAGGATACCAGCGGCCATCTACCGTCTCTGCTTTTTGCAGAGAGATACAGCCTACCGGACACGCTACCGCACACAGGTTACAGGCAACGCAGCGCTCGGAACCGTCCGGATCGCGCGTCAGCACAATACGACCACGGTAGCGCGGCGGCAGATATACCGGCTCTTCCGGGTACATCTGGGTTTCGCGTTTGGCAAACGCGTGCAGGCCGATCATCCAGATACTGCGTAGCTGGGTGCCGGTGCCTACCAATAATTCTTTTAAGGTCATGGTCTAAAGCCCCTTATGGCTGCTGCCAGAGAATGACAGCTGCCGTTACCAACAAGTTGACGAGCGTCAGCGGCAGGCACACTTTCCAGCCGAAGGACATTACCTGGTCATAACGAGG encodes:
- the nuoJ gene encoding NADH-quinone oxidoreductase subunit J produces the protein MEFAFYICGLIAILATLRVITHTNPVHALLYLIISLLAISGVFFALGAHFAGALEIIVYAGAIMVLFVFVVMMLNLGGSEIEQERQWLKPQVWIGPAILSAIMLAVIVYAILGVNDQGIDGTPISAKAVGISLFGPYVLAVELASMLLLAGLVVAFHVGREERVGEVLSNRTDDRAKRKTEERA
- the nuoI gene encoding NADH-quinone oxidoreductase subunit NuoI codes for the protein MTLKELLVGTGTQLRSIWMIGLHAFAKRETQMYPEEPVYLPPRYRGRIVLTRDPDGSERCVACNLCAVACPVGCISLQKAETVDGRWYPEFFRINFSRCIFCGLCEEACPTTAIQLTPDFELGEYKRQDLVYEKEDLLISGPGKYPEYNFYRMAGMAIDGKDKGEAENEAKPIDVKSLLP